The Larimichthys crocea isolate SSNF chromosome XII, L_crocea_2.0, whole genome shotgun sequence region GGTGCAGGTTGAGAGAGACCCCAAGACAGGTGCTACCGTCGTCAGGTCAGTGGCCCCTGTGTCCGCACCGGCTGGTGCTCCGATGGCTACCACTGTCTTCGACGATGGTAGGAAGAGTATCCACGCTGTTGGCGGGGTGGGAGGTCAACCCTCAACCGAAGAGCTCGGACAGATCTTGAGCGTTATCGATGGGGTCGGGATGAAAGTGCTGCTGGATGAGGTCACTATCTCAccaaacagagcagagacaaagaTAGAGAATGCAGATGCCAATAGAGCCCCAGAGGGAAAAGTCCTGTCTTTTTCTACCCATCATGCCATGTCAGAGGAGGACAGCACACAGTTAGACATCTCTAGAAGCTACGACATGAAAGCTGAGCTCGGCATAGAGGACTGTGCTGCAAGTATGGGAAACAAGGATGATAAACAAGAGGACAGAAGCACCTTGGTGCTTAGAGACGTTGCAGGAGAAGTAGTTAACGTGGAGGATCCAAACTTGGAGGACGGCCCGGTCACTCTTGTGTTCCTTGGATACGCTGATTCTACAGACGACCAAGGTCAGGACCAAGAGGACCAAGGCATGCTCACTGTGGAACGAGTGATTATAACAGACGACGGAGAAGAACTCGTCATCGGACCTGAAACGTCTGCTTCACCTCAGGCAGAGAAAGAGTCCCAAGACCAAGAAGTGTTTCAGGACGTTCCCCTGGAAGGAGACGGAGCAGCAGGAGTTAAAGCCCAGCCAGAGGAAGGTGATAAGGGGCTGCATAACTCCTCTTTACCCACAATAGGAGAGGGTGGAGGCACAGCCAAGCGTAAGACCTGTAAGTGTTGCTCTGTCATGTAAGAACATGATTGAAGTGAGAGACTCCCTCATCAGCTTTAATCGTATCATTTGTATTATCGGTGCCTTCCGTTATCCACTATATGCTGCAATGCTGCCTTAATGACTAATATGAGAGAACACACCGCCATCTGGAAATAACTTTGAATGGTTCTGGCTCTGAGCGCTGAACACTTCACCTTCGCCAAAGAAAGAGACATTTGTTATGTGGCATGTCTTTTAAAGCAGCTGTGGGCCGACAGCAGCTCTGAGGGACTACTAAAATCCACTTCCTCCCTCTGGTGGACAAAGCCATGAACTTCAACAACATGTCCTCATCCCAGGACTCGCTCTGTGCTTCAGCAGCCAAactcattttatgtgtttagaATGTTTCACAGCTTTGTGCACACATTTTAGTACGTGACTCATTGTGTCTACTTTTATGTGAATGTGAAGTGAAATATAGTGACGTGTGTAACATCCTTTGATACTTTTCAAACTGTACTTTCTTACCTGTTACTCTTACTACTCAGGGCTGTAGCTACCACTGAGCACACAGAGGATTAGGAGCTTTCAATGTCATGTATTGTACATGTTGAGTTTCTGAAGCTCGGTTCAGTTCTGTATTTTAGTGTCAAAATCCTTAAACTaatattcaacattttagacaatatactttgttttcttgatgAGCGTTAGATGATTGATAGCACTCTCACATTTGTATGAAGCCGCAGCTAGCAGCTGGTTACCATAGCTTAGCTCTCTGAGCCTCCCCTCAGACAAACACCTGAACATAAAACAAGTCTGTCCTGAGGCCTTCGTTACATTCTGTCTCTGGGGAAGTTGAAAAAACAGAGAATGCTTCATCTCTCTCTAACCAATCACATAGCTTTAGTCTATTCTAACCCCTCTTTAACACTGTGATATGTACTTTatgatttaaacaaacaacatatgatGTGTTAATCAGTGAACTTTAGAGGTGCTAGTAGGTGAACTTTGTTACTTTTGTACAGGGCCAGGCTAGCTGTCTCCCcctatttccagtgtttgtgctaaggTGCCGTTACACCAGCAtcatatttagtgtacagaCGTGAGTGATATGGATCCTCTCGTCTACCtctttcccaaaatgtcagactatACTTTGTGAGCTATTTTAGACTTGAAACACAGATGAAAGTTTTATAATCCTGGAGGTGCTATTGTCTTAATAGTATAGGGAGGTATAATTAAATTTGGTTTctctttatttaatatttttatgtaatttatcaGTTAAACTTAACATTTTATGGACTACTCAAATGTTTGGAGCAGTTACACTGGGGGTTatccacattttaaaatcttgcTACAGCACAACTATCAGCTATTATTCTTTGTATCACTGCAGTTTGCTTCATTGTGGATGTTAACTGGAATATATGACCATAAAAAACAATCAGTACATTCACTGTGTACATTGTGTCTTATTTCTTTAATATCCCACATCAgagtcaaacacagaaaacactgttcTACATCTCTGCGttacacaataaaatacatacatagatacacaTGAATCACTAGAGAGCTGCTGTTGGTCATGTGAGCTGCATACTGCTCGTCAAAAAGGGAGGATGGATTTTGCTCACAtgacacagaggacaggaaCTTTACAGGTGCTAAGTAGATCAGCTCCATCGTTCATATTTCCATTGAGGTCGGAACACATCACGCACTGAAGATGACTGCAGCACTACAGTCAGGTGGGTCTCTTCCTTTAAAATTTCTACACCATGTGTCTATCTTTGTACTTTTTCAATTACTGTTTTATCTTCCTGACTGAGGGTCAGGTCATGTAAGATAaaaccctcagtacagttataGAGCATGTCATCATCAAAACTTTATGTTCACCTGAAATGTTAGTGAGAGTGATACAATTTGTATGTTTACTACGAGCACGACATCCATCTGTGTCCAGAGATCGGATAATAGAATGATGAAACTGCATGTGTGATGTCAGGAAAGTATTTACAGTCATCTATGAGAAGCGTCTTTATAACAGAGAAAATGTCTCTTGAAAGGAGGATGGAACAAACAGGTTAAGCTTATTAAGGCACATTAATGTGTCCTGTTGCACGAgctttacatacagtatgctgcTACTGTTGCTAATCCTCAAATGCAGTGTGGTCATTAACATTAAGCCCCTGAATGCAGTTGTAAATATAGACTCAGATTTAAACCTGCAGCTCAGGGACCCAGAGAACTCTGGAGCAATGTTTATATAAAGGACAACATATCCATGTTTTCTCTATGATGCATTCACATGTCAAGTGAAAGAGAAATAGTTACTACAGGATCACAGGGTACTGACAGTTCAAGTCACTGTGGCAAGATGAAAAAGCAGAATTCTCAACAATAAAAACTGGTGAGACGACGATCGTCTCTGTGGCTGGCCAGGCTGGCAGATACTGCACATAGTGTGCGTGCCTAAAGAGACACTAAAGCCGATTACTCTTTCCCTTTGTCAGCACAATTGGCAGTGCGAGGTCACAGTGGGGGAGAAAAGTCACCAAAACAACAGACACGCttgaaagaaaaagtgatgcAGCTCCTAATTATTTTTGCTGTTGTACACTCTATGCTATTGTTCTGAAAACTCACAACACATCTCAGTGATCAATCTTGATAATTAAACATGAAAGCCACGAGAACAATCACACACTTATATATCCATATGAAGAGAGCTGGAGCAAAGCTGGATTACCTACGGGGCAAAGCAGGTGACTACCCTGGGTTTGCAGAATCCCAGGGGACCGGACTCTCTGTGTCGACTGATTTGTGCTATGCATTGCTCTCTAGCACTACTTGTGGTCAGATATTCGTAAATTAAACCTGGGGCGAGGGAGCATTAAGgaacagaaaagcagcacacaCTGCTTGGAGAGTGGgatgaaggggggggggggggtggcaAAGACGTCACGGCACAAATGTATGATGAAGATACTTTGCTCATTGTATCACATCCTCGTTCTGTCTAGCTAAAGTTCTGTATGTGTCAGTGACACTTTCTCATGTTTCTCTTAAAGGGGAATAGAGAGGAACACCCTTAAGTGCTTCAAAGGCTtgtaaccatggaaacaagACGTCCTAGACCCAGCCCTCAAGACCTCAAGGATGATGGGGGTCTATGGATGAAGACAGACTCCAACCACACAGACAGCCCATCGGCAGTCGCCCCGCCTGCCCCTTCCTTGATTACTAGGTACTACAGTATGATGGATGACGAGGTTGCAGGCGATGTTTTCCCACCACCTCCATCCTACATGGCTCCTCTGCTGCCAGTAGAGTGCAGCGCAGATGAAATGGTGAATAATCCCAGTGTGACCCTTACAAATGTGCCAGCTGACGCCACAGACGCTAAAACTAATCCAACTAATCAGTTAATGGCAGCACACAACAAGGTGgatgaagtgaaaacaagtaCAGCTAAGACTTCTGAGGAGTTTATGGACACTgtagctctgtccaaagacGAGGACTCCACTCTACCAAAAGATCAAGACCAAACATCAATGGAGGGAAGAGGTGGTAATCTGGATAACACAACGGAAGATCGAGAATCACAAGCAGAACCTGAGGTCATCTTGagtagaagacagaaaaactggAGAGAAACTGATGTAGAGAAAGACAGAACACATTCTGAGGACATTTGTGGTCTTGCTGAGTCCTGTGGGCCATCAGCGCCCTGCAAATGCATCCAAAACAAACCACATGTACCAGAGGTCCCAACAGAGGCGcccaatgatgatgatgaagagcaGGCTGATCCCAGAACGtctgaagagacagagacagagggagagcaggGAGATGGACGCAGAATAACTACTGATATCCAACAAGGAGAGCAACTGCTTCAACGGCTGCAGAATGTGCAACTACGACAGGATGAATGTACAGAGAGCCCTCATGCCTCCCAGCAGGTCAACCAAGAGGTGAGAGGTAGAACAACGGGTGCACTTGGGACTGAAGTAGATCATTTTAAAGCAAGTGAAGTGAATCTGACAGTTGGAGATGAGAAGGAAGAGACTGTTAGAGATGAGGGAGGAAAGACAATGTCTCCGTCAATAATGCCTGCAGAGCCAGAGCCCATCACAGATCAAAGTGACAGCAGGGTATCTCCAATCAACTCTTCCAACCAAATTCCTTTTCCATCTATCCGCCGATTCTCAGACACTGAGACTTCCATTGAGAGACAGATCAATGAGGCAGCCCAGGAGCAGAACTTGCAGAGAGTGGGTGGTCTCTTCAACCTTGCTGATAATCCAGATGTGCTAGAGATCCCCTTTAAGACCAATATCTTGCTTGAGACACTTATCACCTCGGTCGGTCCAGGCCAGTACAGTGACTGGCAGTTCTCCGAGCAGAAGATGCAGAAGGAGATAAGTCAGGAGATTCAGAGAGAACTTGTGCTGGTTAACCAGGGGAAGATCCCAGGGGGGTACAGCAAAGGGGAAGTCCGCCAAATAAAGGAGACAAAACTGCTGTTTGAGGCATTCCAGCAGGATAACACGGAGGGTCCTACAAGGTACCGGAAATCCCCAACCTCACAGATGAAAGGGCACATTTACCCATCTGTGCTAGAGCGCACACAAAGTCTAGAGATGTTTTCACTCAAAAGTCGCCCCGTTTACAGAGTGAATTCCCTCAGGGTGTACAAAACCTCTGAGATCGAGAAAAGCCCTGAAGACTTAAGATCACAGACCCCAACTGGTGGTTCTGGTGGTGGagacaaaacacatttactcTCCTGCCCGAAACAAGACAAACGGGCGCGCCTGTTCAGAAGCATGGACTCCATAAGTAATGATACGTCAAGTgttgagaaaagagaaggaaacatGGCACACGAATCTCCCATCCTCAAACAAAACCCATTCTACAAGCTACGACCGGCCCTGGCTCTAAAGCCAGAAGTAGAGAAGGACATCCGGGAGGCCAAAGCAAGAGAAGAGGAGCTGCGTAGACAGAGATGCACTCTGTACGGAGAGAACAGGCAGAATAGTGAAGATGGAGAAAAGTCCCGATTCAAACCAACAGTCGTACCAGGTTAGTCTGCATGACTAACATGATGTAACTAAATACtgttactcaagtactgtacttgaGTACAATTCTGAACAACCTGTACTTAAAGTTTTTTAATCTGATACTGCTTTATATTTctactacatttcagaggaaaatatacTTTTTACTCCCACTACATTTATGATACTTTTGTATccaaagtaaatgtacttttgttctttttgttgccTCTGTGCCGttccttttttatttccatcagGTGTCTAAGACACATCATATACAAGAGAGTCTAAAAAAAGTCATTTAGATCTTTATTCATTGCACATCCCAGCCTTGTGACACTCAGTCTGAGCACTTTAATGAATGCCTCTCTACATTAGCATCACATAGTGTTATCTAAGGAGTCTTATCAACAACTTAGTGTCAACCCTGTCACAGACGGTTAAGGGCACATCACTCTAGCAGCATCCTGATCTGAGTCAGCGGATGCCAGTGGGGCTGAGTGACAACATGAAGGATACTATCTGCACTCCAGCCTGAGCCCCGGGGGCAGTTCTGGTTCGGTTATGGCATTGTGTGAATATAAGCGACTTCAGACTGTTCATATGTCTTGTTGAGAGTatgtacagtttgtgtgcatTTTGGTAGATTTGCTGTCATTGCTTGTATGCACAGCAGGAGAGGtatgaaccaaaacagtgcAGCCAGCCAGGAGTGTGTCATTATGTAGCACCATGTTAGTATTTTCAGCTACAGTGGATGGATAATGATGTGTGGGGTGATTCAAGGTGACGATGATGAAGCTACATGTGACAGCAGTATAATATGTCTGGGGCTGGGCTAAACCGAAGGAAATGACTCATTCTTAAGGTCAAATAAGCCGTGGTGTGTTATCCTAACCAGCCATGACACAATAGTGGATGAGAATGTATGACCCACATACACAGTGATATCAGGCGACATTTAGTAACTGCAGGTTCTTGATTTCAGGCAGCAGTGGACAGGGCAGATATCAGCTGTGGCTAATTAGCTAATTAAGAATATAACAAATAATTGATGAGTCAGTTGAAAAGGCTGACCGCTGTGTGGTGAATGTTTGGCTGTGGTTGCTGGAGGGTAAATTTGACCAAACTCAGTAGAGCGTGATAGTCGATAACCTAAGCCTACACTCTGATAAAGTAACTCCCAGGACCAATTTTGGAGAGTTGTCCACTGTGGATGTGTTAGTCGTGAACggtttttaaaaatctgtgtgGGAGCTACTATCAGTAATGTAGTATGACATGCTGCTGGCCTTTAAAGTAGCACTCAGGTTACTACTGCAGGTAGTAAGCTAATTACCTGGCTACTttacagcagacaaacaaaacagtcaagCAAATCTGTCCTTAATGTTTGAACTGCTTTCCAAAATTAAATCCATTCTTACCCTGattcttccttcttcctgttCTTTAGATGACAGACGACTGTCCAGGGGGAAACTTGAACGGGTTTGGCCGCCTCCCTCCAATGTAGACCAGACGAAACCTGAGCAGACGCAGGTAATGCATCAGGTCACAGTACTGTAAATAACTTGTTTTCTTCATCGTTCTGTGAGatctctgtgactaattcagTCGATCATTGCATTGTATTGTTCTGAAATCCCTAAGAAAGCACTGATGATCATGTTGAACTCAAATGTTCCTGTAAGTGTGACTTTCTGGATCATGGGGTATTGTCTGGGGGTACAAATGgttctaaaatgtcaaaagctAACCTCTCACTCTAAacccccttctttctttctttctttctttctttctttctttctttctttctttccaggaACCAAAAGTTCACAGAACAGGAAGTCAGAAGGCTCCTCTGTGGCAACGCTGGGAGTCTGGCTTGGTCAACGGGCAGCCAGCAAAGGAAAACAACTGACACTGGACATCTTGACACCTttaacactcacacatataAAACGTATAATCAGCCATGCTAGAGCTACATGCTAGAGCTGCGTATATAATAAAAGTCCTGCTAGTAGCTCTGTCTTAAATGCTTCCTGGCTCTTCTAATTCTGCTTCTTCAAATCTGCTCTTttgatatatttaaacattactcagcacataaataaagcaaaagtaTCGCTTCAAGtcactcttttcttctttttctcttgtaaaCAACACCAGTTCATTCATTATTGTCACACTGTTTATGGAGTTTAATGGGATCTCAATGTACTGCAAACAGCTCTGCAGTGAAAAGGAGAGTCCAGAGTTtccacaaataaacacacttttttatCATTTGAGCAGAAATGTATACCAtcatttatacttttatactttcaGAATTCATAGTTGTGATACTGAAGGATACTCCTTCTACATGTCAAGTTCAGCTTGACACAGATAGTAATACTCAGCCTGTAGTGGTCTTATAAAGTCCTATGTGGCTGAGGGAGCCTTTTAAAGTCTGCAAACACTTTACCCTGATCATGCCAAACTGGAGGTGtggatt contains the following coding sequences:
- the LOC109138449 gene encoding paralemmin-2, which encodes MNIFCEPPASCERPGMDEAETYQQRLQAIAERRRQQEEEKKLRRETEEEWLKTAQKKRRNLREQWLSETPPPPPPVLPSLDSSRPCPPLQEEADERTAAQKTPEDEEEQQEKEEQEEAADARKEQASKEENKESVNCTAAARSHSCYQAGTDGDVQEHKEAENHFSILMAQRMFHESGQDGRSVLGTVAVQVERDPKTGATVVRSVAPVSAPAGAPMATTVFDDGRKSIHAVGGVGGQPSTEELGQILSVIDGVGMKVLLDEVTISPNRAETKIENADANRAPEGKVLSFSTHHAMSEEDSTQLDISRSYDMKAELGIEDCAASMGNKDDKQEDRSTLVLRDVAGEVVNVEDPNLEDGPVTLVFLGYADSTDDQGQDQEDQGMLTVERVIITDDGEELVIGPETSASPQAEKESQDQEVFQDVPLEGDGAAGVKAQPEEGDKGLHNSSLPTIGEGGGTAKRKTCKCCSVM